The following proteins are co-located in the Helicobacter acinonychis genome:
- a CDS encoding outer membrane beta-barrel protein, which translates to MKILFIVCLFLSLNPLFLEANEITWSQFLENFKNKDEPKKPKKPTTNEPVLDKNQQILKSALEKSLKFFFIFGYNYSQATFSTSNQSLTLVANSIGFNTATGLEHFLRNHPKIGFRVFSAYNYFHSVSLSQPQILMVQNYGGGLDFSFIFADKKPYRFRSYLGIALEQGVLLVDTIRPGAITTIIPRTKKTFFQAPFRFGFIVDFIGYLSLQLGIEMPLVRSVSYIYNNHQEKFKPRFNANLSLVVSF; encoded by the coding sequence TTGAAAATTCTGTTTATCGTTTGCCTCTTTTTATCGTTGAACCCACTCTTTTTAGAAGCTAACGAAATCACTTGGTCTCAATTCTTGGAAAACTTTAAAAATAAAGACGAACCTAAAAAACCCAAAAAACCAACCACTAACGAGCCAGTTTTAGACAAAAACCAGCAAATCTTAAAAAGCGCTTTGGAAAAAAGCCTTAAATTCTTTTTCATTTTTGGATACAACTATTCGCAAGCCACTTTTTCAACCTCTAATCAAAGCTTGACTCTTGTAGCTAATAGCATAGGGTTTAACACCGCTACCGGCTTAGAGCATTTTTTAAGAAACCACCCTAAGATCGGTTTTAGAGTCTTTAGTGCCTATAACTATTTTCATTCTGTTTCCCTCTCTCAACCTCAAATTTTAATGGTGCAAAATTATGGGGGTGGGTTAGATTTTTCTTTTATTTTTGCAGATAAAAAACCTTATCGTTTTAGGAGTTATTTGGGTATCGCTTTAGAGCAAGGGGTGTTATTAGTGGATACGATTAGACCAGGTGCTATCACAACAATCATTCCAAGAACCAAAAAAACCTTTTTTCAAGCCCCCTTTCGCTTTGGTTTTATCGTGGATTTTATCGGCTATTTGTCCTTGCAATTAGGGATTGAAATGCCTTTAGTAAGAAGCGTCTCTTACATTTATAACAACCATCAAGAAAAATTCAAACCACGATTTAACGCTAACCTCTCTTTAGTCGTTTCCTTTTAA
- the ppsA gene encoding pyruvate, water dikinase has translation MRYIKFFKELNNKDVNLVGGKNASIGEMFQELVPIGIKVPDGFAITSEAYWYLLEQGGAKQKIIELLENVDATEIDVLKIRSKQIRELIFGTPFPSDLRDEIFQAYEILSQQYNMKEADVAVRSSATAEDLPDASFAGQQDTYLNIKGKTELIHYIKSCLASLFTDRAISYRASRGFNHLKVALSVGVQKMVRADKGSAGVMFSIDTETGFKDAVFITSAWGLGENVVGGTINPDEFYVFKPTLEQNKRPIIKRQLGNKTQKMVYAPRGSEHPTRNIKTTKKEWQSFSLSDEDVLILAKYAIEIEKHYSKEAKQYRPMDIEWAKDGDSGEIFIVQARPETVQSQKSKEESQVFEKFKFKNPNEKKEIILQGRAIGSKIGSGKVRIINDLEHMNSFKEGEILVTDNTDPDWEPCMKKASAVITNRGGRTCHAAIVAREIGVPAIVGVSGATDSLYTGMEITVSCAEGEEGYVYAGIYEHEIERVELSNMQETQTKIYINIGNPEKAFGFSQLPNHGVGLARMEMIILNQIKAHPLALVDLHHKKSVKEKNEIENLMAGYTNPKDFFVKKIAEGIGMISAAFYPKPVIVRTSDFKSNEYMRMLGGSSYEPNEENPMLGYRGASRYYSESYNEAFSWECEALALVREEMGLTNMKVMIPFLRTIEEGKKVLEILRKNNLESGKNGLEIYIMCELPVNVILADDFLSLFDGFSIGSNDLTQLTLGVDRDSELVSHVFDERNEAMLIMFKKAIEACKRHNKYCGICGQAPSDYLEVAEFLVKEGITSISLNPDSVIPTWNAIAKLEKELKR, from the coding sequence GTGCGATATATCAAGTTTTTCAAAGAGTTGAACAATAAAGATGTGAATCTAGTTGGGGGCAAGAACGCTAGCATTGGCGAGATGTTTCAAGAATTAGTGCCTATTGGCATTAAAGTGCCTGATGGTTTTGCGATCACGAGCGAAGCGTATTGGTATCTTTTAGAGCAAGGTGGGGCTAAGCAAAAAATCATAGAGCTTTTAGAAAATGTTGATGCCACTGAAATTGATGTGCTAAAAATCCGATCCAAACAAATCAGAGAGCTTATTTTTGGCACGCCTTTTCCAAGCGATTTAAGGGATGAGATTTTTCAAGCTTATGAAATTTTAAGCCAACAATACAACATGAAAGAAGCCGATGTAGCTGTAAGAAGTTCCGCTACCGCCGAAGATTTACCGGACGCTTCTTTTGCTGGGCAGCAAGACACTTATTTAAACATTAAGGGTAAAACAGAGTTGATCCATTATATCAAGTCTTGTTTGGCGTCGCTTTTTACGGATAGAGCGATTAGTTATAGGGCGAGTCGTGGGTTTAATCATTTAAAAGTCGCGCTGAGTGTGGGGGTGCAAAAAATGGTGCGAGCGGATAAAGGCAGCGCGGGAGTGATGTTTTCTATTGACACTGAAACCGGCTTTAAAGATGCGGTGTTTATCACTTCAGCTTGGGGGTTAGGCGAAAATGTGGTGGGTGGCACGATAAACCCTGATGAATTTTATGTGTTTAAGCCCACTTTAGAGCAAAACAAACGCCCTATTATCAAACGACAGCTCGGCAATAAAACGCAAAAAATGGTCTATGCCCCAAGAGGTAGCGAACACCCCACTAGAAACATTAAAACCACCAAAAAAGAATGGCAATCCTTTTCATTGAGCGATGAAGATGTGCTGATTTTAGCCAAATACGCCATTGAAATTGAAAAACATTACTCTAAAGAAGCCAAACAATACCGCCCCATGGATATAGAATGGGCTAAAGATGGCGATAGTGGGGAAATCTTTATCGTTCAAGCACGCCCAGAAACCGTTCAAAGCCAAAAAAGTAAAGAAGAAAGTCAAGTCTTTGAAAAATTCAAATTCAAAAACCCTAACGAAAAAAAAGAGATTATCTTACAAGGCAGAGCGATTGGCAGTAAAATTGGCTCAGGAAAAGTGCGCATCATCAATGACTTGGAACACATGAATTCTTTTAAAGAGGGCGAAATTTTAGTTACGGATAATACCGACCCAGATTGGGAGCCTTGCATGAAAAAAGCAAGCGCGGTTATCACCAATCGTGGGGGGCGCACTTGCCATGCCGCTATTGTGGCTAGAGAAATTGGCGTGCCAGCGATTGTTGGCGTGAGCGGAGCGACTGATAGCCTTTATACCGGCATGGAAATCACGGTTTCTTGCGCTGAGGGTGAAGAAGGTTATGTGTATGCGGGCATTTATGAGCATGAGATTGAAAGGGTGGAGCTTTCCAACATGCAAGAAACCCAAACAAAGATTTATATTAATATTGGAAACCCTGAAAAGGCCTTTGGATTTTCTCAACTCCCTAATCACGGCGTGGGGTTGGCTAGAATGGAAATGATTATTCTAAATCAAATCAAAGCCCACCCTTTAGCTTTAGTGGATCTGCACCACAAAAAAAGCGTGAAAGAAAAAAATGAAATTGAAAACCTTATGGCAGGCTATACTAACCCTAAAGATTTTTTTGTGAAAAAAATCGCTGAAGGCATTGGCATGATAAGTGCAGCGTTTTATCCTAAACCTGTCATTGTAAGGACTAGCGATTTCAAATCCAATGAATACATGCGAATGCTTGGCGGCTCTAGCTATGAACCCAATGAAGAAAACCCCATGCTTGGCTATAGGGGGGCTAGTCGGTATTATTCAGAAAGCTATAACGAAGCGTTTTCGTGGGAGTGTGAAGCTTTAGCGTTAGTGAGAGAAGAAATGGGCTTAACCAACATGAAAGTGATGATCCCTTTTTTGCGCACCATTGAAGAGGGTAAAAAAGTCTTAGAAATCTTAAGAAAAAACAATTTAGAATCCGGTAAAAATGGGCTTGAAATTTATATCATGTGTGAATTACCGGTCAATGTTATTTTGGCTGATGATTTCTTAAGCTTGTTTGATGGCTTTTCTATTGGCTCAAACGATTTAACCCAACTCACCCTAGGCGTGGATAGAGACAGCGAATTAGTCAGCCATGTCTTTGATGAAAGGAATGAAGCGATGCTAATAATGTTTAAAAAAGCGATTGAAGCTTGTAAAAGGCACAACAAATATTGCGGGATTTGCGGGCAAGCCCCAAGCGATTACCTTGAAGTGGCAGAGTTTTTAGTCAAAGAGGGCATCACTTCCATTTCTTTAAACCCTGATAGCGTGATCCCCACTTGGAACGCCATAGCCAAGTTAGAAAAAGAGTTAAAAAGATAA
- a CDS encoding S-ribosylhomocysteine lyase yields MKTPNTKMNVESFNLDHTKVKAPYVRIADRKKGINGDLIVKYDVRFKQPNQEHMDMPSLHSLEHLVAEIIRNHANYVVDWSPMGCQTGFYLTVLNHDNYTEILEVLEKTMQDVLKATEVPASNEKQCGWAANHTLEGAKNLAHAFLSKRDEWSEIGI; encoded by the coding sequence ATGAAAACGCCAAACACAAAAATGAATGTAGAAAGTTTTAATTTGGATCACACCAAAGTCAAAGCCCCCTATGTGCGCATAGCCGATCGCAAGAAAGGCATCAATGGGGATTTGATTGTCAAATACGATGTGCGCTTCAAGCAACCCAATCAAGAGCATATGGACATGCCAAGCTTGCATTCTTTAGAGCATTTAGTTGCTGAGATTATCCGTAACCATGCCAATTATGTTGTGGATTGGTCGCCTATGGGTTGTCAAACGGGATTTTATCTCACGGTGTTAAACCATGACAATTACACAGAGATTTTAGAGGTTTTAGAAAAGACGATGCAAGATGTACTTAAGGCTACAGAAGTGCCTGCCAGCAATGAAAAGCAATGCGGTTGGGCGGCTAACCACACTTTAGAGGGCGCCAAGAATTTAGCACACGCCTTTTTATCCAAACGAGATGAGTGGTCTGAAATAGGGATTTAA
- the thrS gene encoding threonine--tRNA ligase — protein MSAELIAVYKDEQIIDLESAKVLGLSDGVKALKGSEPIYFDDSPLALEVIRHSCAHLLAQSLKALYPDAKFFVGPVVEEGFYYDFKTASKISEEDLPKIEAKMKEFAKSKLAITKEVLTKEQALERFKGDELKHAVMSKISGDAFGVYQQGGFEDLCKGPHLPNTRFLNHFKLTKLAGAYLGGDEKNEMLIRIYGIAFATKEGLKDYLFQIEEAKKRDHRKLGVELGLFSFDDEIGAGLPLWLPKGARLRKRIEDLLSKALLLRGYEPVKGPEILKSDVWKISGHYDNYKENMYFTTIDEQEYGIKPMNCVGHIKVYQSALHSYRDLPLRFYEYGVVHRHEKSGVLHGLLRVREFTQDDAHIFCSFEQIQSEVSAILDFTHKIMKAFDFSYEMELSTRPAKSIGDDKVWEKATNALKEALKEHHINYKIDEGGGAFYGPKIDIKITDALKRKWQCGTIQVDMNLPERFKLAFTNEHNNAEQPVMIHRAILGSFERFIAILSEHFWGNFPFFVAPTQIVLIPINEEHHVFALKLKEELKKRDIFVEVLDKNDSLNKKVRLAEKQKIPMILVLGNEEMETEILSIRDREKQAQYKMPLKEFLNMVESKMQEVSF, from the coding sequence ATGAGTGCGGAATTGATTGCCGTTTATAAAGACGAGCAAATAATAGATTTGGAGAGCGCGAAAGTTTTAGGACTAAGCGATGGGGTTAAGGCGTTAAAAGGGAGCGAGCCGATATATTTTGATGATTCGCCTTTGGCTTTAGAAGTGATCAGGCATTCATGTGCACACTTGCTTGCACAAAGCTTGAAAGCCCTTTATCCGGACGCGAAATTTTTTGTAGGCCCTGTGGTGGAAGAAGGCTTTTATTATGATTTCAAAACCGCTTCAAAAATCAGCGAAGAAGATTTGCCTAAAATTGAAGCGAAAATGAAAGAGTTTGCAAAATCAAAGCTCGCTATCACTAAAGAAGTTTTAACCAAAGAGCAAGCCTTGGAGCGTTTTAAGGGCGATGAATTAAAGCATGCGGTCATGAGTAAAATCAGTGGCGATGCATTTGGCGTGTATCAACAAGGCGGGTTTGAAGATTTGTGTAAGGGACCGCACCTCCCAAACACTCGCTTTTTAAACCATTTCAAGCTCACTAAATTAGCTGGGGCTTATTTGGGTGGCGATGAAAAAAATGAAATGCTTATTAGGATTTATGGCATCGCTTTTGCCACTAAAGAGGGCTTAAAAGACTATCTTTTTCAAATAGAAGAAGCAAAAAAACGAGATCACAGAAAGCTAGGCGTGGAGCTAGGGCTTTTTAGCTTTGATGATGAAATAGGGGCGGGCTTGCCTTTGTGGTTGCCTAAAGGGGCAAGGCTTAGGAAACGCATAGAGGATTTATTGAGTAAGGCGTTACTTTTAAGAGGCTATGAGCCGGTCAAAGGCCCTGAGATCTTAAAAAGCGATGTGTGGAAAATCAGCGGGCATTATGACAATTACAAAGAAAACATGTATTTCACCACGATTGATGAGCAAGAATACGGCATAAAGCCTATGAATTGCGTGGGGCATATTAAAGTCTATCAAAGTGCTTTACACAGTTATAGAGACTTGCCTTTAAGGTTTTATGAATACGGCGTGGTGCATCGGCATGAAAAAAGCGGCGTGTTGCATGGGCTTTTAAGGGTTAGGGAATTTACCCAAGATGATGCACATATTTTTTGCTCTTTTGAACAGATTCAAAGCGAAGTGAGCGCGATTTTAGATTTTACGCATAAGATCATGAAAGCGTTTGATTTTAGCTATGAAATGGAGCTTTCCACAAGGCCAGCTAAATCCATAGGCGATGATAAAGTCTGGGAAAAGGCCACCAACGCTTTAAAAGAAGCCTTGAAAGAGCATCACATTAATTATAAGATTGATGAAGGGGGAGGGGCTTTTTATGGGCCTAAGATTGATATTAAAATCACCGACGCTTTGAAGCGCAAATGGCAGTGCGGCACGATCCAAGTGGATATGAATTTGCCTGAACGCTTCAAACTCGCTTTTACGAATGAGCATAATAACGCTGAACAGCCTGTGATGATCCACAGAGCGATTTTAGGCTCGTTTGAAAGGTTTATTGCGATTTTAAGCGAACATTTTTGGGGGAATTTCCCTTTCTTTGTCGCACCCACTCAAATCGTTCTCATTCCTATTAATGAAGAGCATCATGTTTTTGCTTTGAAATTAAAAGAAGAACTAAAAAAGCGCGATATTTTTGTAGAAGTGCTGGATAAAAATGACAGCTTGAATAAAAAAGTGCGTTTAGCCGAAAAACAAAAAATCCCTATGATTCTAGTTTTAGGGAATGAGGAAATGGAGACAGAAATCTTATCCATTAGAGACAGAGAAAAACAAGCTCAATATAAAATGCCCTTAAAGGAGTTTTTAAACATGGTTGAATCTAAAATGCAAGAGGTTAGTTTTTGA
- a CDS encoding glycosyltransferase family 2 protein, whose product MLKVSVITACFNSEKTIEDTILSVLNQTYKNIEYIIIDGSSTDSTLEIIQKYKDEIACVVSEKDKGIYDAMNKGIRRASGDIIALLNSDDFYKDEFVLEKVVHEFENKCCNSVYADLVFVKPNCLEKVVRYYESGEFHPKTLLYGVVPAHPTLFVKKEIYERYGLYKTDYKISADFEMIIRLFVVQKISFSYLKEVLVIMRTGGASTKGFKSLLLRNKENIRACKENGIQANVFSMLLKYPRKVMGLFKRKRLKRG is encoded by the coding sequence TTGCTAAAAGTTTCAGTGATCACGGCGTGTTTTAATAGTGAAAAAACCATTGAAGACACCATTCTTTCCGTACTTAATCAAACCTATAAAAATATTGAATACATCATTATAGACGGATCTAGCACGGATAGCACTTTAGAAATCATTCAAAAATATAAAGACGAAATCGCTTGCGTAGTGAGTGAAAAAGATAAAGGCATTTATGACGCCATGAATAAGGGCATAAGGCGTGCAAGTGGGGATATTATCGCTTTATTGAATAGCGATGATTTTTACAAAGATGAGTTTGTTTTAGAAAAAGTGGTGCACGAGTTTGAAAACAAATGCTGCAATAGCGTGTATGCAGATCTGGTTTTTGTCAAGCCTAATTGTTTAGAAAAAGTGGTGCGCTATTATGAAAGTGGGGAGTTTCACCCTAAAACTTTACTTTATGGCGTCGTGCCAGCACACCCCACGCTCTTTGTCAAAAAAGAGATCTATGAACGCTATGGGCTATACAAAACCGATTATAAGATTTCAGCGGATTTTGAGATGATTATCCGCTTGTTTGTGGTGCAAAAAATAAGCTTTTCTTACTTGAAAGAAGTGTTAGTAATCATGCGCACCGGTGGGGCTAGCACGAAAGGGTTTAAAAGCCTTTTATTAAGGAATAAAGAAAACATAAGAGCGTGCAAAGAAAACGGCATTCAAGCGAATGTTTTTTCCATGCTTTTAAAATACCCTAGAAAAGTTATGGGCTTGTTTAAAAGGAAACGACTAAAGAGAGGTTAG
- a CDS encoding methyl-accepting chemotaxis protein, with translation MMFASIFSSLGVRIVLVVLVALLGLGGLSISLVKVMQKDVLEQIMGHLETEQYRKREKTLAYMTKILEQGIHEYYKNFDNATARKMALDYFKRINDDKGMIYIVVVDKNGVVLFDPVNPKTIGQSGISLQSVDGVYYVKGYLEAAKKGGGYTYYKMPKYGGGVPEKKFAYSHYDEVSQMVIAATSYYTDIDAENRAIKEDIEKAFNESTAKLFLWILIATIALAVLTLIYAKLKIVKRIDDLVLKINAFSHGDKDLRAKIDVDDRNDEISQVGHGVNLFVEKARLIIEETKGISTLNKTSMDKLVQITKETQESMKNSSTTLNSVKDKATDVASVMSASIEQSQGLRKRLIETQGLVKESKDAIGDLFYQIIEAAHTEEELSNKVEQLSRNADDVKSILDIINDIADQTNLLALNAAIEAARAGEHGRGFAVVADEVRNLAGRTQKSLAEINSTIMVIVQEINDVSSQMNLNSQKMERLSDMSKSVQETYEKMSANLSSVVLDSNQSMDDYAKSGRQIEAMVSDFIKVEKVASKTLADYSDILKIATHVSETTKNLDKQVNLFKT, from the coding sequence ATGATGTTTGCTTCAATATTTTCTTCATTGGGGGTGCGTATTGTGCTGGTCGTGTTAGTTGCACTTTTGGGTTTAGGAGGGTTGTCCATTAGTTTGGTAAAGGTTATGCAAAAAGATGTGCTAGAGCAGATCATGGGGCATTTAGAAACCGAGCAATACAGAAAGCGTGAAAAAACGCTCGCTTACATGACCAAAATTCTTGAACAAGGCATTCATGAGTATTACAAAAATTTTGATAATGCTACCGCAAGAAAAATGGCACTGGATTATTTTAAACGCATTAATGATGATAAAGGCATGATTTATATAGTGGTGGTGGATAAAAATGGGGTGGTATTGTTTGATCCTGTCAATCCCAAAACCATAGGCCAATCAGGGATTAGCTTGCAAAGCGTTGATGGGGTGTATTATGTTAAGGGCTATTTGGAGGCGGCTAAAAAAGGGGGAGGCTACACTTATTATAAAATGCCCAAGTACGGTGGGGGCGTGCCGGAGAAAAAATTCGCTTACTCACATTATGATGAAGTGTCTCAAATGGTGATCGCAGCGACTTCTTACTACACTGATATTGACGCCGAGAATAGGGCGATTAAAGAAGACATAGAGAAGGCTTTCAATGAAAGCACCGCAAAATTATTCCTTTGGATATTGATAGCAACAATAGCGTTAGCGGTTTTAACGCTGATATATGCGAAATTAAAGATCGTGAAACGCATTGATGATCTAGTCCTTAAGATCAACGCTTTTAGCCATGGGGATAAGGATTTGAGAGCCAAAATTGATGTGGATGATCGCAACGATGAAATCTCGCAAGTGGGGCATGGAGTCAATTTGTTTGTAGAAAAAGCCCGTTTGATTATAGAAGAGACTAAGGGGATTTCCACTCTCAATAAGACTTCAATGGACAAATTAGTCCAAATCACAAAAGAAACCCAAGAGAGCATGAAAAATTCCTCAACCACCTTAAATTCTGTGAAAGATAAAGCCACTGATGTGGCTAGCGTGATGAGCGCTTCTATAGAGCAGTCTCAAGGGTTAAGGAAGCGTTTGATTGAAACGCAAGGGCTTGTGAAAGAGAGCAAGGATGCGATCGGAGATTTGTTTTATCAAATCATAGAGGCCGCACACACTGAAGAAGAGCTGTCTAATAAAGTGGAACAATTGAGCCGCAACGCTGATGATGTCAAATCCATTTTGGATATTATCAATGATATTGCTGATCAAACGAATTTATTAGCCCTAAACGCTGCTATTGAAGCCGCAAGAGCCGGTGAGCATGGCAGAGGCTTTGCGGTGGTGGCTGATGAAGTTAGGAATTTAGCCGGACGCACTCAAAAGTCTTTAGCGGAAATCAACTCTACTATCATGGTGATTGTCCAAGAAATTAATGATGTGAGCTCGCAAATGAATCTCAATTCGCAAAAAATGGAGCGTTTGAGCGATATGAGTAAAAGCGTGCAAGAAACTTATGAAAAAATGAGTGCTAATTTAAGTTCAGTCGTTTTAGACAGCAATCAAAGCATGGACGATTACGCCAAATCCGGACGCCAAATTGAAGCGATGGTAAGTGATTTTATAAAGGTTGAAAAAGTGGCTTCTAAAACTTTAGCTGACTATTCAGATATTTTAAAGATCGCTACGCATGTGAGTGAAACAACCAAGAATTTAGACAAACAAGTGAATCTGTTTAAAACTTAG